A single window of Methanothermobacter marburgensis str. Marburg DNA harbors:
- a CDS encoding site-2 protease family protein, whose translation MVRFSKGEVRDILISMVVIAGVFAYVFSGRNLQVALIRLPATLVTVGLGFVLHEIAHKLMAIRYGFWAEYRLWLEGLVLALVTSYFGFVFAAPGAVYIHGNYIDRDVNGKISIAGPLTNIMLALIFLMASSVLPSPFRDVAVLGYAVNSFLALFNLIPIAVLDGAKVFRWNPLIWLIAAASAFALTFNSMF comes from the coding sequence ATGGTCAGATTCAGTAAGGGAGAGGTAAGGGATATCCTGATCTCAATGGTTGTGATCGCCGGAGTATTTGCCTATGTGTTCTCAGGTAGAAACCTGCAGGTCGCGCTGATTCGGCTTCCGGCAACCCTCGTTACTGTGGGGCTTGGATTTGTCCTCCATGAGATCGCCCATAAGTTAATGGCAATAAGGTATGGATTCTGGGCCGAATACAGGCTGTGGCTCGAGGGCCTCGTACTGGCGCTTGTAACCTCCTACTTTGGATTCGTATTCGCAGCCCCGGGGGCCGTTTACATACATGGAAACTACATTGACAGGGACGTTAACGGGAAGATATCCATTGCAGGGCCCCTCACCAACATAATGCTGGCTCTAATATTCCTTATGGCTTCATCTGTACTCCCATCTCCATTTCGCGATGTTGCTGTACTTGGATACGCCGTTAACAGCTTCCTTGCCCTCTTTAACCTCATACCAATCGCCGTACTTGATGGTGCCAAGGTTTTCAGATGGAATCCCCTCATATGGCTCATTGCAGCCGCATCGGCATTTGCACTCACATTCAACAGCATGTTCTAA